The genomic interval ATGTGACATACCACAGCATATTACTGAAGAATTACTAAGTGCTATTAGGCTAGTCATCTTGGAAATGTCTCCCTGTGCATGCATTTCATACAGTATTCTACTCATCTTTTATATTCTACTTAGTTTCTGTGAATGTTTTTGAAAGAATACCCtatgcacatacagtaatgGGATCCTAGCCTTTGTTTGTCTATCAGTGCATCTGACTATGTTTTTGAGAGAAGTAAATGTATGCATGACCTTATTGGTTTTATTGTTGGAATAGTTTGAAAACCTGTGTTAGCCTAGGTCGAGTAAGTGTCGAGTCAACAGAAGAGATTGCATCGCTGTCCTCCTCTTGTCAAAACAACTTATGCTCTTGGCTCAGTGTGAAAAGATGTGGGTTTATGTGCAGAATTGTCCGGCAAGGTCACCGGATTCCAATTTGAAGGGAATTTTACTGAATGGTATGTCCAGGGATTGATGATTCTCTGTCATACAATGTAGACAACCGGGGTCCTGATAAAACCAGTGCTCCCACTGACTACTGTTACGCAATCTCTTTGTGTCAGAAGATTAGGCTGTGCCCATTCACAACATACTCCAGCTCCAAACACTGGATGGGTTCAGCTGAAAGAATAACTGACTTGAACAATTGTTTAACCCAAGCTTATAACCAGCACACCCTCTTCATTAAATCAAATGATGCACTTTGGGTGGGAAAAGAAATGGGGCAAATGCAGTGACATGTAAGGCCATTGCAGGTTTGCAGTTGCACAGTTCATGATGGTTGTAGGTGTGTTTGGAAACAATTTATTGACTGATATAATTCAAATTGCTGTGTGAGTTTCCACAATTGTTTTTGGTACTCTCCATATTCATTTGTGGAACATTCCCTTGTAACCTGGGAGCTGTGTTGTCCTGATTATGTAACATCCATGAACTATGCAGCCCAGGATCCTGTTCCTCCGAGGGGGTCTCATGCCTTTGTGCTCATGCATGATGGGCCCCCTCAAGAGTCTCCTGCGCAGGGGCTGCTTAGAGGCCCTACCAGTGGCCTCAGACTCCCATGGTGCTCTGCTCTGCTACTTTTTAGCCTTGTGTTAAAAGTCCATGGCTAAAGGAGATGCAGAATAGAGTCTGCAGACCTGACTGATAAGGTGAATGCATAGGTGGGACCATGCACCTTACAACAATCAGTTCAGCAAAGTTAAGTGTGTTATAGTTCAACCTAGTTCCTCAGATCAAGCAGTTCACCTCTGCACAGCAAGCTATAGTGGGAATGATTATAAGGGTCCCAGCCTCAACCACTATCTACTTACCCCTTGTCCACGTTTTGCTCAAAGTTGAGAGCACTAGTTCAAGGCTGCAccctttgtaagtgtgtgtgtgtgtttagagagggagcgagagcgGGGGTAGTGTTGACATAGATCCGTGATGCCCTCCTACCCAGATGGTCCCTGCCTCAGGATGCTTCTGTGTATTGTCCTGCGCAGTGGGGATGTTTGTTTTCACAGCTTTGTCAGAGAATATGTTGGGAAGAAGAAATTCTCGTGCTTTCTGTGATGACTGTGTCTTTACAGTCAAACAGCAGCAAAAAGTCTAATTTCTTTGTAATGTTTAGCTATCAACTGTCCTCCCAAGTTTTGAAGTTGTTCCTTTGGAAACATGCTTTAGTGATTTAGTTTTTCACTAATGACATGCTAGCTTTTAAAAGATTTTCAGTGGGTCTTGGCTAATCAATGAAATTGGAAAGCTGTAATAATTTTTAAGCATTTCATTATAGCCTCTGACAAGCTGCTGATAAGTTTAGCAGTGGTGACTAGGCTAGTTATAAAATGCTCATGTTGACAGGAACATGACCTCATTTTCTATAGCATCATGCTCCCCCAGGTCACACACAGTTTCGATTCAACAGTTATTCACAAAATGGTCTACAGCACATTAGACTACACACATATTGGTTATGTTCTCAAACTTCCTCTTTAGGTTGTGATATGGAACATCTGTTTACCGTACTCTACTTTGAAGTACAGTTCCCTGAAAGGAAGTGGAGTGTATATTTGATTATTGTTATCAATTTGCAGGTGACAAATTCAGTAGTGTTGATGAGTCCATTTAGTTCTGCTGTTCTCTATGCTGAGAGCAAGGGGCCTGTGTGCACTGAGAGTGACATTTGGATTGTCCCTTCGGTTTCCCCCCTTCACCAAAACTGAAACAGATCCCTCTAAAACTCCCCTGAAAGGACGGTGAAATATGTTACCTTTCATGCCATTTAAATAACAACCGTATATTGTGTTACATCATTATTATTTGGAACTGCTCAAACCTATTTTCTTTTTGCCGTATTGTTCTCTactttctttctcacactctcttctTGTTCTGCCTTGTCCTGggcttctctctttccatccattttgttttgtcaatttcatttttattatttttatgggGTACTATTAATAAGTTATCTCTCTCATCTAGCTATGACCTTAACCACTGCTCTTTTCTCATGGTCGGAGTTGTAAATCTCCATGTATTGTGTTATGATGGCACCTCAGGTTCCTATAGCTTGGCACTGCACTTTTGCCGACCTTCTCGTTGTTACTGCTCCTCTTCAAGGACATGCCgttgttaaaaaataaataaaaaaggaagCGTGAAGGTTTTAGCCTAATCGTTTTAGGTTATCAGCCTCAGGAACTGGGTTGGTCAGCGCGTGTGTCTGTGGGCTGAGAGGCGAGGACGAGACTCAGGGTGTGTCTGCATTTTTGGTGAATGTTTGTCATACTCCCACACTGTCCCTCTACACGTGAGTAGAGTGGCTCAAAGGAAAAGAGGCAACATAGTTTACTCAAAAAAGTTGAGGTCAAGGTGTTGGTTTAATCCTTAAACAGGCTTGAGCCTGTCCTTTCTAGGCTTTACATGAAGTTGTCAAGTGTTCCCTTTTATTGAGTGTTTTACTCCTGAGCACTGGCTGCTCATGATGAATGTGTCTCATTGAAGAGATGGATGACTCCACCAGCGTAACAGGTGCACCAGTGAAGGGGAAAGTAGACATGTAAATGTGCTGCTATAAAACCATTGTGTAAAACCAAGTTGTGAAATATCCAAAGTCAAAACTTGAAGTTGAAGTAGCATTTTTTTAGCTTAACCTGTATGTGAACACTTTCTTCCCCATAGTTAATTATCACATTGAATCATCAGATAATAAAGAATTAGGCTAAGCATCAGATGATAAAGAATCACATGATCACACCTTTGGATCAGTCCGTGCCAAGCAGAATCCTGCAAAATGTTTGCCGCACCATCTCAAATTTCTCAAAGTTTGTCTAGTAATGTTTAGGTCCCAAAACTAACACCTGAAATATATCTCTTTTTTCAATtccattgtttttattttttaatggtttttatttatttatttatttattacattCTTAAAATGTCATTATTCTGAAGCCATTTATGGGCATTAATATCTTTGAAAGTAGTTTTCCTAGCCTGACCAAAGTGTGTTggatggaagacaaacatgttttcAGTATGACTTGACCATTAGAAGTTTGTACTGTCTGCTTACTGATCTTATATAAGGCCCTAGATTCAGAGAAAAGGACAGGAAGAGTGATATTGAGGGGGTTATGTCATTTGTTGTACACACATGGCATCAACGGCATCATCATGTGAACATTAAGGAACAAACAAAGTGTGATTGCATTTTCATATGGTCATTTTCATGGCACtaaaattgtgttttaaaatTGTAACTAGTAGGAACATGAAAATATCGAAGTAGCTCAATGTTAGATCATTTAgttaatgttaaaatgttatacTTTTCATATATTACTGTCCAAACATGGCTTTCAAAATCATTTGTACAACTGAAACAATATCAAAggtaactagaaaatgtaatttcgaggaaattaccagtgcatgaaaatataaacatactgtatattaacataaaatgccaaacaaacttttatttggaaacagttggcagtagtcatagttgataacaactgacagttgaaatggctgaacagttaaatagttgagtagtttaaatagttaaattatttaatagtgaattattgtagtgaggacatttattttgaaacagttgtgggcagaggaaatagtagtcttaagagagccagactgtatgcttaaagcctgagacagagtatatagtttaaaagttgaatgtagatagtgtaatggatgttgatagacagaaagttgaatggatgttgataggcagattgtttaatggatgttgatggatagtttaatgggtggatgagtgaatggtttaaagaggatgaatggatagaaagttggttGAAATGtgccttgtagaatggagagacacagagagagttggcctagttcagcagaaagcagttgatacaggtgcaatcagttgaactgattctttgatggggcctagatttgcagctggaagttgatacaggtgcaaatcaagttaattagtccattgtgatgtcatcagcctaatgttaagtctatggggaaattttgagtagtttttaataaatagtttaaaaagtataaaagttacaaagatgaaaaatacattgcccagatgtcctaagtaagacctacgtaacatagtttgaatgaagtttctacgttaaacggttgaagctgcattaattccgttagaagaagaagaagaagaagaagaagaagcctaggaagaacagtacagtgcattttcatgcactgtaataagaaaaagaagaagaagacttcggataacagaacagtgcattttcatgcactgtaaaaaagaTGAAGACAtaggatttgaacagaaatatttcaCAGTACTTGGTTTTAGGGCCCATTGGTGATGCAGAAAAGTTTTGATCAAAATCTGATATTTgttctgatttgacatggaaggACCCACCCTTATTCAAGTTAAGTGCCATACCCTTTCTTTATAGGTGCAAACAGGTTCTGCAATTAAGGGGAAATGTTAAAAACATTACTAAGTTGGAAAATGAAATGATGCTGTTATCAGCACATTGACAGTTGCTTGGGTTCAGTGTGGATCAATAGATTAGGAAGGTTCAATGCCAGTATCTCAAGGACATAGCCTCATCTTGGCCTTGTGCTATCTGTTTCCGTCCTTGCAGAAATGCTCCAGTTTGTCAGCAACCAGGTGGGGGACTTCCCCGACCTCTTTGAGGACCAGATGAATGGTGGCTCTGGCTCTGTGCAGAACGGGATGGCGCAGACCCCTCGCCAGGCCCCCGCTGCCCCTCCGACCCCCCAAACCCCTCAGACGGTCCAGGCCACCACGTTCCAAACCACCCTGGCCGTCACGCCAGCCACGACGCTGCCGCCCCACTCGCTCCCACTCACGCCGCCCCAGACGCCAGTGCAGACGGTGACGGCGACCCAGGTGCGCACGCCGCCCCTGCTGCAGCCGCGgccccagcagcagctccaGGCCATccagccccagcagcagcagcagcagcaggccatGCAGCCCATACAGGTGCAGACGCAGGCCATCCCCATGCACACGCAAGCCCTCACCATGCAGACACAGAGCTTCCCCGTGCAGACCCAGACACTGGCCGTGCACAACCAGGCGGTGCCTGTGCACACGCAGGGGCAGACGGTGATGTTCACGTCGGCCCCCAATCAATCTCGTTTTATTCAGAACCCCGTCATCTGCCACCAGAGCCCCACTTCTGGCTTCCAGGGTGAGTCTTACATACACTCTGCCATACATAAACCTAATCTCTTCTTATTCATTACCTTAAAGCACCTTTGTTTTCACACATCATTAACCCTGTTGtataatgccccccccccctccccttattCCCCACAGTCCTCCAACCACAGATGCAGAGCATTGTGACATCACCGCAGGTGCAGCCAATGACAATCCAGCATCAGCGCCTGCTGACACCATCAGGACAGACCATCCAGACCCTCTCCACAGCGCCCACTGCTGTGCACACAGTGCAACAACAGGTGCAACAAGTCCCAGTGAGTGTTGTGTGGCTGCATTCACAATAGGGCTGGCCTATATGACTTTAAAATGGCTTTTAATGgctgataataataatgatctGCTCAAAAGACATCGCTGTAATAAAATCTGTCTAATTTTTTACCTATAAAAGGTTTTTTAAGTTGGTAAGAGGTCAGATATGGGAGTATATTTCTGATTATATCCTGAGGATAGCCGTTGATTGTGTATCCATTTCGCTGTTGTCGTTCCTTTCAAATAggtattatttattttctaaTCTCGCTTTCTCTCATAGGTTCTGGTCCATCAGCCCCAGATCCTGAAAAATGACACTCTGGTTCTGACGACGCTAAAACCTGACGGAACCCAGGTGCTGTCCACCATGCAGAACCCCACTGGCATCACCACCCTTACAACCCCTATTCAAACTACTGCTCTTCAGGTTCCGGTATgtaccattttgttttgtttgtttgtgtgtttgtttgcatttgtCCGTGGCTTAACCCTGTTTCTGTTCCCTTGATGACACTCTGCTCTTGTCTTCAAACAgcattctttcttttcctcttctcaGACGCTGATGGGCAGCAACATCCTGACCACTGTGCCGGTCATGATGGGTAGCAGCGACAAGCTGCCCATCAAGCAGCTGTCATCAGGCACCGCCCAGAGTGGACTTCAGAGCAGGCCGAGCATCGAGCATGGCTCGCCAGTGACGGTGGGCCCTGGGGGAGTGGTGAAAGAGGGCGAGCGCAGGACCACCCACAACATCATCGAGAAGAGGTACCGCTCCTCCATCAACGACAAGATCATCGAGCTCCGCGACCTCGTCATGGGGCATGATGCCAAGGTAAGCCACCATAATAAGATATTGAGTTTTTACATGTTTCGGGGGCATTTCAGTATACTTGTAGGTAAAACATTGTACGTTTTAGAGACATTTCAGAATATGTGTTGTTAAAGCATATTGTTTAATCCTCTTTTGTCCTCTTTTCATCTCCTCTAGATGCACAAGTCAGGTGTGTTGCGCAAGGCCATCGACTACATCAAGTACCTGCAGCAGGTCAATCACAAGCTGCGGCAGGAGAACCTGACCCTCAAGATGGCTAACCAGAAGAACAGTATGTCACCTTCTCCTCCATGACCACTGATAAGGTTCCACTTGTTTTTATACCCCTCTTGAGGCCCAGCCTCTGACCTCTGCTCCACTCTCTCCCAGAGTCGGTGTGTCTGCCTGAAGATATAGAGATGAAGCCAGAGCTGCAGATGATGTCTCCTCCAGCCTCTGACTCAGGCTCTGGCTCCCCTGACCAGTTCTCCCCCTACTGCATTGACTCTGAGCCGGCCAGCCCTCTTCTGGAGCACGAGCAGGTAGGATGGCTGGTTCTCTTTATGGCCTCGGGCCTACAACAGTAGCCTTATAGTGCTGTAATAGAGCCTTGGCAAGTACATGATATATTTCCCTATGGTGTGCAATTAAGTCATAATGTTAGGATATCCTGGTAGACAGAGTCTACCCCAAggacatgtatttttttattgcaAGACAGTATAATTATTTAAATACTTTATctaatgtcatgtcatgtcatgttaatTGCCACACTAGAGTGCTTACAGGCCCTCTCTGACTGTATTATTATATTGAGTGAGGCGTGTGAAGGCCTCATCTGGCTCTGTGCCATCTCACCTCTGTTTCTGTGTGCTCTACATCCCACCCTGACCCTGCACCCTCAGTTGAAGAGTGAGCCAGAATCGCCGTCCACCGTGGGTGTGATGGACCGCTCCCGCCTTCTCCTGTGCGCCCTCaccttcctctgcctctccctcaaCCCGCTGCCCGCCCTGCTGGGCTCAGAGGCTCACGGCGGACCCAGCTGGGGGTCAGAGGCAGCCGGCCATGGACCTACCAGAACTCTCTTTGGCATTGAACTCTCTCCAACACAGAACTTGGGTGAGTTCAGTGAAATATTTGTTCTGCTAACTTACCAGCTCGTATCTGAATGTTTTATTACGAACAAATTCACTTGGCCATTCAGGGTGTTTAATCACCCCTTGTTATGTTGGTGGAAAGTACCATAAGTGTATTCATAGTTGAAGTAATAATATCAAGCACAAGTCCAGATAGGGACAGGTTCACACAGGTGTGTATGGATGGATGAAGAGTAAATTGTTTATTGCATATTGTGGCACTATCCTGCAGCTTCCTGGTTATGGTGTCTGTTGCCATGGGTGATGGTGTGGACGCTGAGTGGGATTGGTgcggtgtgggggtgtgtgcggGTGCTCTACCTATGGGAGCCCGTCACCCCTCTCCACTCACCCAGATCAGTGTCCTTCTGGAGGCACCGCAAGCAGGCCGACCTTCATCTGTACAGGGTGAGTTTCACCACTTGGCCTGTTACATGGATTTACTCCAaaatctcttctcttttctttactCTGCTGTTCTAAAAACTTGAGTCACAAGTTTCGTATTGCTTGGAAGTACTTTGCCAAACCTTATAACCAGATTATTTTGTAATGTTATCAGACTGACCtcccatctctgtctctttctgtgtgtgtatgtgtgcgtgccctCAGGGTGATTACTCTGCTGCAGTCACCAGCCTCGAGACCTGCCTGTCCATCTTATCCAGAGCTCTTCCCACCAGCAGACTGGACctcgcctgctctctctcctggaACTTGATTCGCTACTGTCTCCATAGGCCCACCCCCTTGGGATGGCTCGTGCGCCAGGTTGGTGGCAGACACGAGGGGGAGGAGTCTCAGACCAGTGCTCGCGATGCAGCTCTGGTCTACCACCGACTGAGCCAGCTCCAACTTACAGGTGAGCATGGAAGTTTTAACACCGTTGAGTTTTAACACTTTTGAGTGTACACCACTGTGTGGACAGTACACCTGCAGGAAGTGGACTAGTTGTTTAAAACGCCTCGCTCTGTGTTTGTAGGTAAACTGGCCGAGGGCAACAGCCTCAGGGCCCTGTCTCTGTCCCTGAGCGCCGTGAACCTGAGCGAGAGCGCCCAGGGGAAGATGCCCGCCACCCAGCTGGCACAGATGTACGTCACCGCCGCCACTGCCCTCCGCACCGCACTGGGCCACCACCTGTCCTGCCTCCCTGTGAGTGCCCATCTTCAGTCTCTAACTACCTCCAGTCCTCTCTGGTATCCTCCGGACACCTACTTACTTCTGTCCCCTCTGCTGTGTTCTGTTCTTCTGCATATACTGTAGGGACTTGCTTTATCTAAGGCTTTTTGACCCAATGATTtcacatcttttttttcttttgattaCTGTGTTGTCAAAGCTATACTGTAATATTGTAGTGTTCATTTCATGGCAGTGATTTTTGGCTAAGCCaagctttttttgttttataattGTTAAAGGTATTTAGTGTAGCTCTAGGCCACTAGGGTGCATTATGAAGCCAAAGCCATACACAAATCATATCCCCAACTTTGTTTTAGTTTGTTTGCTAGCTGGTTGTTCCATTTTGTTTCATGTTACTTTTGTGGTTATTTCTGTCTTCATGGAAGTTAGTCTCTCCTAACAGCTCTTTAGAGAGTTCACTCTAAcccacctgtctctctctccctgtggtgCAGGGCTATCTGCTGAACCAGGCCGAGAATGTGGCCAGCCAATCAGATGGGAAGCCCATCCCTGATGGACTGCGCTGGCTCTTCACCCCATTGGGCAGGCAGTTCTTCCTGAGCTGTGATTGGTCAGTGAAGTCGGAGAGTCACGAGGGAGTCTACACGTCCCAGAGAGACCAAGGTAAGCATACACAGTGTTTCCAGGTGTGCAAAAATAATTGGCTTACATatttaatgaaaacaaaatgaaaaatttACATTACAAATAGTTTGGCAAAAGCCATTTAGGCATTTCGATTTGTTTGCCTTTTCGTTATCATTGTGCATGGTGTGGTATGAGTAATTTTGTGTCCCTTGGTCCGCTCATTCCTCTTGTCTCACCTCTTTCTGTCCTCCAGTGGACCCCATCGCCCAGCTGCACTGCTGCTTCTGTGAGCGGCTTCTGGAGAGGGCTGTCCACTCCCTTAACCAGCCCAACAGCGACTCTGAGGCCAACAAATGCAAAGATGACTCTGGGTACGATGCTTCATTGTCTTCCTTCAACTTTCCTTTTCATTTTCTGCTCTAGCTTTTTGCTAAATATTTTATCCCGTTTGATTTTATCCAGTTTTATTTAGTTCCTTCATTTTCTCCCATTAATTTGCACCAATCAGTCCTTTTTAATTGTCTTTTTAaggataaaactgcttcatttCAGTGGCATTGTGATCATTCTCCGTGAATGTGACGGTACGCGTGTATTTTCCGACCCTATGAACAATTCCTTCCCTGTTGACCCACAGGGAGTTCTCTAGCACTCTGGAGTTCCTCCAGCTGCTGACCAGCTGCACTGAAGAGTCCCCCGCCACCTCGGCCTCCTTCCCAGCACTGcccaatcaaaacacaacaCCAGGTGCAGCCCAGTACTTCATTTGCTATCAACACAACTATCCTACTACTCTTTCTGTGCAGACTATTAGGCGGCGATCACATTGGAAATAATAAAGTGGCAGCGGTAAAGCGCAATGcgacgctcagaccataatattTCAAAATAAGTTTTATCTTGTTCCTAAGTTACATGAACAGTCTATGCTCGCGTTacactttgaaagttgaaccaagttcaataGGAATTAGGAATAGGAATCTGGGATAGATCTGCCGTCTGCCGCTGGTCAGTGTGATCAGATAAATCTGGTGAGCCGGTCATGGAAAATATGGCTAGTAATGGTTTGGAATATTAGAAATTAGGTAATGTTAGGTAATATTTATGATGCCACATACTTAATCTACCTTTTTTTTATAATATTTAATATtatgtgttttctttctctgtgtcttgtCCATGACTCGTGTGTGTCTATCTTTGCCCCTGTGCTGCTCAGTGGGAGACCCTGTGTGCCGCTGGTGGGTGCTGGTCTTGAAGGCTGCGGTTCACTGGCTGCAGGGTGATGATGCAGCTGTGAGGTCgttactggctgaggctgaaCGGGTCCCCAGAGCACTGCACACACTCGagtacgttgtgtgtgtgtgtgtgtgtgtgtgtgtgcgtctttgtgTTTGCTCTTGTTATTTGGCAAGTGTTGGATCTCATCACATGTAGCTGTCCTCTGCtctattgtctctctctctctctctgtgccttacACAGACTGCTGTGCATAGATGAACAGCACTTCTCTTTGTGTAGTTCTGGATGTGTGCATGACGGTCTATGTTCTCTTGCCCCTCACAGCCACCCCCTGCCCAAGGCCGTGCAGCAGCTGTGCAAGGCCGTGCAGGTGAGCCTGAGTCCACAGAAGGGGGAGGGCGTGGGCGCCTGCCTGGCCCACTGCGAGCGCTCCAGTGCATACCTGCGGGCGAGCATCTCCGTGCAGCTCGCCCAGTCGGCCACCTGGCTCAACAAGGTGAGTCACACCCAGTACACTGCTCATTTCCCACATCGCTGAGCACTTATAATGTACACAAAGGCACCTTGTCATGTTGATGTTCAGCTTGGTCTGACACCGAGCTTCACATAGATAGATTCTTTTATTTAATGTCCCCAGAGGCATTTTCACACATCACATGGCTTACAGAGAGCCTTTGGATTGCAGTCACCCATAAGCCACCTGTGCAGTTACTTTCATACCCTATTTATTTTGAACCGCCCACTTTTCATTGTTGTGCCTTTTCTTGTATACAGTGAAGGTCATATTTGAAGAGGtacatacaaaacaaacatgcagactcatacataaatacacacacagtatatgttCACCATTTCAGACACACACCATTTCGGGCTTgccgtgtatgcgtgtgtctttgtgtcagtgtatgtttgtgttcgCACTATGAAATGTACTCTGGGTGGTTGGGGGTGGCTGTGGTGCATTGTAGTTGCATTGCATGATCCTGCGACCCAGTGCAATGTGTCTGCAGTGCAACACAGAGGCCCCCCTAAAGTCTGCCCGTGCCTGTGATACCCTCCtctcaacacacgcacacgcacgcacgcacactcacacacacacacacagacacaaaatacGATCAACACCACCTGCTGACACAGAACACACCCCATGGTGCCTCACAGTACAGAGTTCTCACATGCCCTTTGTGTACTCTCACTTCAGGGGGTGGAGCTTCTGGTGTGTGACCTCTTGCTGACCCTGCGAACCAACGTGTGGCAGCGCGGCAGCTCCAATGGGGAGTCAGGCCCTGCTCTCGGCTCCCAGTTGGCTGGCTTCCAGAGAGACCTGAGCTCCTTGCGTAGACTGGGACAGTGCTACCGTCAGGCCCAGCACAAGGTGGGAAAGTTGCCTTTTGTGATCAATtgttacatttgtgtgtgtgtgtattggaaaGGGTGTAGGAATTGGTAAATGGAATGTGCCCCTTATGCTTGGTAGCCATTTCAAGCCTGTCCTTATCAAATCGGTATAACCACTGTTTACATGCCCAGATACAATACTGTTATGACAGAAGCTTCTGCATGcattcatgcactgtatttgtcAAGTGC from Alosa sapidissima isolate fAloSap1 chromosome 3, fAloSap1.pri, whole genome shotgun sequence carries:
- the srebf2 gene encoding sterol regulatory element-binding protein 2 isoform X2, which gives rise to MDGGGEYISSMENMDPTLAELGDEFTLGDIDEMLQFVSNQVGDFPDLFEDQMNGGSGSVQNGMAQTPRQAPAAPPTPQTPQTVQATTFQTTLAVTPATTLPPHSLPLTPPQTPVQTVTATQVRTPPLLQPRPQQQLQAIQPQQQQQQQAMQPIQVQTQAIPMHTQALTMQTQSFPVQTQTLAVHNQAVPVHTQGQTVMFTSAPNQSRFIQNPVICHQSPTSGFQVLQPQMQSIVTSPQVQPMTIQHQRLLTPSGQTIQTLSTAPTAVHTVQQQVLVHQPQILKNDTLVLTTLKPDGTQVLSTMQNPTGITTLTTPIQTTALQVPHSFFSSSQTLMGSNILTTVPVMMGSSDKLPIKQLSSGTAQSGLQSRPSIEHGSPVTVGPGGVVKEGERRTTHNIIEKRYRSSINDKIIELRDLVMGHDAKMHKSGVLRKAIDYIKYLQQVNHKLRQENLTLKMANQKNKSVCLPEDIEMKPELQMMSPPASDSGSGSPDQFSPYCIDSEPASPLLEHEQLKSEPESPSTVGVMDRSRLLLCALTFLCLSLNPLPALLGSEAHGGPSWGSEAAGHGPTRTLFGIELSPTQNLASWLWCLLPWVMVWTLSGIGAVWGCVRVLYLWEPVTPLHSPRSVSFWRHRKQADLHLYRGDYSAAVTSLETCLSILSRALPTSRLDLACSLSWNLIRYCLHRPTPLGWLVRQVGGRHEGEESQTSARDAALVYHRLSQLQLTGKLAEGNSLRALSLSLSAVNLSESAQGKMPATQLAQMYVTAATALRTALGHHLSCLPGYLLNQAENVASQSDGKPIPDGLRWLFTPLGRQFFLSCDWSVKSESHEGVYTSQRDQVDPIAQLHCCFCERLLERAVHSLNQPNSDSEANKCKDDSGEFSSTLEFLQLLTSCTEESPATSASFPALPNQNTTPVGDPVCRWWVLVLKAAVHWLQGDDAAVRSLLAEAERVPRALHTLDHPLPKAVQQLCKAVQVSLSPQKGEGVGACLAHCERSSAYLRASISVQLAQSATWLNKGVELLVCDLLLTLRTNVWQRGSSNGESGPALGSQLAGFQRDLSSLRRLGQCYRQAQHKVFLHETTVRLMAGASPTRTHQLLEHSLRRRPQNSGQAAEGILGERERAHAILLACRHLPLPLLTPPGHRARLLAEAKRTLERVGDRRSVQDCQQILLRLGGGTTIAAS